The proteins below come from a single Papaver somniferum cultivar HN1 chromosome 11, ASM357369v1, whole genome shotgun sequence genomic window:
- the LOC113320939 gene encoding uncharacterized protein LOC113320939, protein MNPRSLEDFWSLYVSQHSKASTRRWHFIGTVTSIFFIINAILFKWWLILFAPVFGYGLAWYSHFFIEGNTPETFRHPFWSLLCDFKMFGLMLTGQMDKEIKRLGKRPVLQVF, encoded by the coding sequence ATGAATCCCAGAAGCCTAGAAGATTTTTGGAGTTTGTATGTAAGTCAACATTCAAAAGCATCAACTCGTCGTTGGCATTTCATTGGTACGgtaacttccatcttctttataaTCAATGCAATTCTCTTCAAATGGTGGTTGATTTTGTTTGCGCCTGTATTTGGGTATGGATTGGCTTGGTATAGTCATTTCTTTATTGAAGGGAACACCCCAGAGACATTTAGACATCCGTTTTGGTCTCTTTTATGTGATTTCAAGATGTTTGGTTTGATGCTTACCGGTCAAATGGATAAAGAAATCAAAAGGCTTGGAAAAAGACCTGTGTTGCAGGTCTTCTGA
- the LOC113322442 gene encoding zinc finger CCCH domain-containing protein 40-like — protein sequence MAHRFLRDLEADGWERSDFPIICESCLGDNPYVRMTKADYDKECKICTRPFTVFRWRPGRDARFKKTEVCQTCSKLKNVCQVCLLDLEYGLPVQVRDTALAIDSNDSIPKSDVNREYFAEEHDRRARAGIDYESSYGKARPNDTILKLQRTTPYYKRNRAHVCSFFVRGECTRGAECPYRHEMPITGELSQQNIKDRYYGVNDPVAAKLLNKAGEMPSLAPPDDQSIKTLYIGGLDARVTEQDLRDNFYSHGEIESVRMVLQRACAFVMYTTREGAEKAAEELSNKLVIKGLRLKLLWGRSQAQRAELENQDDEAARQQALTHGGLLPRAVISQQQNQVQPPGAQDQPSAPMSYFNIPPPPQPERAYYPSMDPQRMGAVVPSQEGSSSGSSGIIDQGIQYPYQRPPMQGHYPPYYPPYGYMAPPPPYQQYSHQPLPQPPPPMGAQPQPPYHQQPSGAPQPQPPFQQQQSGAAQPQPPHEHKLSDPPASSSN from the exons ATGGCTCATAGATTTCTTAGAGATCTAGAAGCGGATGGCTGGGAACGCTCCGATTTTCCCATTATTTGTGAATCTTGTCTTGGGGATAATCCTTACGTTCGAATG ACTAAAGCAGATTATGATAAAGAATGCAAGATTTGTACACGGCCGTTCACTGTTTTTAGGTGGAGACCTGGTCGTGATGCCAGGTTTAAGAAAACCGAGGTATGCCAGACATGCAGTAAGCTTAAAAATGTGTGTCAGGTGTGTCTTTTGGATTTGGAGTATGGGTTGCCGGTGCAAGTTCGCGATACTGCTCTAGCCATTGATTCAAACGACTCTATTCCAAAGAGTGATGTCAATAGAGAGTATTTTGCTGAGGAGCACGATCGTAGG GCTAGAGCTGGAATTGATTATGAATCTTCTTATGGAAAGGCACGCCCCAATGATACTATTCTGAAGCTACAAAGGACAACTCCATACTACAAGAGAAATCGAGCACATGTTTGCAGTTTCTTTGTTCGAGGCGAATGTACCAGAGGCGCTGAATGTCCTTATCGACATGAAATGCCCATTACTGGAGAATTGTCCCAGCAGAATATCAAAGATCGTTATTACGG GGTTAATGACCCGGTTGCAGCAAAATTGCTGAATAAGGCCGGTGAGATGCCGTCGCTTGCTCCCCCGGATGATCAAAGCATCAAAACTTTATACATTGGTGGGCTTGATGCCAGAGTCACTGAGCAGGACTTACGAGATAACTTTTATTCTCATGGAGAGATCGAGTCCGTGAGGATGGTACTCCAGCGAGCATGTGCATTTGTAATGTACACGACTAGAGAGGGTGCAGAGAAGGCTGCAGAAGAGCTCTCAAATAAACTGGTCATAAAGGGTTTGAGGCTTAAGCTTTTGTGGGGGAGATCACAGGCGCAGAGGGCAGAGTTAGAGAACCAAGACGACGAAGCTGCAAGACAGCAAGCACTAACTCATGGAGGGTTACTACCTAGGGCAGTCATTTCACAGCAGCAAAATCAAGTCCAACCCCCAGGGGCTCAAGACCAACCTTCAGCACCTATGTCTTATTTCAATATCCCACCTCCACCACAACCCGAGAGAGCTTATTACCCATCTATGGATCCTCAGAGGATGGGTGCTGTAGTTCCATCCCAGGAAGGCTCAAGCAGCGGTTCAAGTGGAATAATTGATCAAGGCATTCAGTACCCTTACCAGCGACCACCAATGCAAGGCCACTACCCACCTTATTATCCACCATATGGGTATATGGCTCCACCTCCACCTTATCAGCAGTACTCTCATCAGCCACtccctcaaccaccaccacctatggGAGCACAGCCTCAGCCTCCATATCACCAGCAACCTTCAGGGGCACCACAGCCTCAACCCCCATTTCAGCAGCAACAGTCTGGGGCAGCACAGCCTCAACCTCCACATGAGCACAAACTCTCAGATCCACCGGCATCGTCCAGTAACTAG